A single window of Sebastes umbrosus isolate fSebUmb1 chromosome 16, fSebUmb1.pri, whole genome shotgun sequence DNA harbors:
- the map7a gene encoding ensconsin isoform X3 — protein MPGSKPSMAVQKKHSDVPPSQGPLSTRTIESLKKRNGSERTGDNGGQIKPNLQAKKTACSVNKAAQICNTATPRAAAVANGANIDERLKAARERREEHQKLLVSREQGRVEREQRARQYYEQQLKERKKKLQDQRLKEEMKRSAVEEKRKQRLKEEKERYESAVRRTVEKSQRAQNSLGQNSRGRKLTKNVSFHSMNSTNTNTTTTTTTTPPKPQRQSGPVHPRPSASPSPNNRQQRSVNLAQIKTARQQDANKKNSNTRSPAVKTSVKSAKVKQSRTTSPSPERTPRRTISRHSTPLQIELPSVPEEDVTICTSALSPGNSRPVRTSAEGQSEIMRDENPPEAPCSDLPHKETAAVTTTAGHGEAPPHPAPQPPEVMSRPSAGTTDRVEASRLLAEKRREARLQREREEQERLQREEAERRSREELERKRAEERARQQAEAQRLIEEKMRREEEEQRKAEEERAQAMMEAALLQKQREEEQAKEMAKAEQIKQEREIVAQKEEAARQVRKKRLEEIMRRTRRTDSPDTKSAPVRILPNEARPKENTEPVHNGTTEDAVKLLVGTKTSQLGLNNEEDMVPVVAFKERRSLRTLTGLEEIQTHQRAEVI, from the exons ATGCCAGGCTCAAAACCAAGCATGGCTGTGCAGAAGAAACACAGTGACGTCCCTCCATCGCAGGGACCACTTTCTACACGTACCATCGAGAGCCTGAAGAAGAGGAATGGATCTGAAAGAACAGGAG ACAATGGTGGTCAGATCAAACCAAATCTACAGGCAAAGAAAACAGCCTGTTCTGTCAACAAGGCTGCCCAAATCTGCAACACAGCCACTCCACGGGCCGCTGCAG TGGCCAATGGAGCAAATATTGATGAGAGGCTGAAAGCAGCACGGGAAAGAAGAGAGGAGCACCAGAAGTTACTTG tcTCTCGGGAGCAGGGCAGGGTGGAGCGGGAGCAGCGCGCCAGGCAATACTATGAACAACAACTGAAGGAGCGCAAGAAGAAACTCCAGGACCAGAGACTCAAAGAGGAGATGAAGCGCTCTGCCGTGGAGGAGAAGCGCAAGCAGAGACTGAAGGAGGAGAAA GAGCGATATGAATCTGCAGTGCGTAGGACGGTGGAAAAGAGccaaagggcccaaaacagccTCGGCCAAAACTCAAGAGGAAGGAAGCTCACCAAGAACG TTTCATTCCACTCCATGAAttccaccaacaccaacaccaccaccaccaccaccaccacccctcccaaACCCCAGCGCCAGTCTGGTCCAGTCCACCCCAGGCCATCTGCCTCCCCGAGTCCCAACAACAGACAGCAGAGAAGCGTCAATCTGGCACAG ATCAAAACAGCGAGACAGCAAGACGCTAATAAGAAGAACTCAAATACTAGATCACCTGCCGTCAAAACCAGTGTGAAATCAGCCAAAGTTAAACAAAGCAGAACAACCTCCCCCTCACCTGAACG GACCCCCCGAAGAACAATCAGCAGACACTCAACCCCGCTGCAGATCGAGCTCCCATCGGTCCCCGAGGAAGATGTTACCATTTGTACTTCTGCCCTCTCTCCTGGTAACTCGAGGCCTGTCAGGACATCAGCTGAAGGTCAGAGTGAGATAATGAGGGATGAAAATCCACCAGAGGCTCCATGTTCGGACCTGCCCCACAAAGAGACGGCAGCTGTAACCACAACAGCAGGACATGGAG AAGCGCCACCTCATCCAGCTCCTCAGCCTCCTGAAGTCATGAGTAGACCTTCAGCCGGGACCACAGACCGAGTGGAGGCCTCACGTCTCCTGGctgaaaagagaagagaggcCCGACTACAacgggagagagaggagcaggagcgTCTGCAAAGAGAGGAGGCCGAACG GCGGAGTCGTGAGGAACTGGAGCGCAAGAGGGCAGAGGAACGAGCGCGACAGCAGGCCGAAGCTCAGCGTCTCATAGAGGAGAagatgaggagggaggaagaggagcagaggaaagCTGAGGAAGAGAGAGCTCAGGCTATGATGGAAGCCGCCCTTCTGCAGAAACAG agagaggaggaacaagCCAAAGAGATGGCAAAAGCAGAGCAGATCAAACAAGAGCGAGAAATCGTCGCTCAGAAAGAGGAGGCAGCACGCCAAGTCAGAAAAAAG CGACTGGAGGAGATCATGCGGAGAACCAGAAGGACAGATTCTCCTGATACG aaatCTGCACCAGTGAGGATTTTGCCAAATGAAGCCCGACCAAAGGAAAACACAGAGCCTGTGCACAACGGCACTACAGAAGACGCCGTCAAGCTGCTGGTGGGGACGAAGACCTCACAGCTGGGGCTGAACAACGAGGAAGACATGGTACCTGTTGTGGCCTTCAAAGAACGTAGGTCCCTCAGGACTCTCACAGGCCTGGAGGAGATCCAGACCCACCAACGAGCAg AGGTCATCTGA
- the map7a gene encoding ensconsin isoform X2: MPGSKPSMAVQKKHSDVPPSQGPLSTRTIESLKKRNGSERTGDNGGQIKPNLQAKKTACSVNKAAQICNTATPRAAAVANGANIDERLKAARERREEHQKLLVSREQGRVEREQRARQYYEQQLKERKKKLQDQRLKEEMKRSAVEEKRKQRLKEEKERYESAVRRTVEKSQRAQNSLGQNSRGRKLTKNVPRRLPLTTWEKNLVSRLLTPTCSYLARSKSAACQSGEEVSFHSMNSTNTNTTTTTTTTPPKPQRQSGPVHPRPSASPSPNNRQQRSVNLAQIKTARQQDANKKNSNTRSPAVKTSVKSAKVKQSRTTSPSPERTPRRTISRHSTPLQIELPSVPEEDVTICTSALSPGNSRPVRTSAEGQSEIMRDENPPEAPCSDLPHKETAAVTTTAGHGEAPPHPAPQPPEVMSRPSAGTTDRVEASRLLAEKRREARLQREREEQERLQREEAERRSREELERKRAEERARQQAEAQRLIEEKMRREEEEQRKAEEERAQAMMEAALLQKQREEEQAKEMAKAEQIKQEREIVAQKEEAARQVRKKRLEEIMRRTRRTDSPDTKSAPVRILPNEARPKENTEPVHNGTTEDAVKLLVGTKTSQLGLNNEEDMVPVVAFKERRSLRTLTGLEEIQTHQRAEVI; the protein is encoded by the exons ATGCCAGGCTCAAAACCAAGCATGGCTGTGCAGAAGAAACACAGTGACGTCCCTCCATCGCAGGGACCACTTTCTACACGTACCATCGAGAGCCTGAAGAAGAGGAATGGATCTGAAAGAACAGGAG ACAATGGTGGTCAGATCAAACCAAATCTACAGGCAAAGAAAACAGCCTGTTCTGTCAACAAGGCTGCCCAAATCTGCAACACAGCCACTCCACGGGCCGCTGCAG TGGCCAATGGAGCAAATATTGATGAGAGGCTGAAAGCAGCACGGGAAAGAAGAGAGGAGCACCAGAAGTTACTTG tcTCTCGGGAGCAGGGCAGGGTGGAGCGGGAGCAGCGCGCCAGGCAATACTATGAACAACAACTGAAGGAGCGCAAGAAGAAACTCCAGGACCAGAGACTCAAAGAGGAGATGAAGCGCTCTGCCGTGGAGGAGAAGCGCAAGCAGAGACTGAAGGAGGAGAAA GAGCGATATGAATCTGCAGTGCGTAGGACGGTGGAAAAGAGccaaagggcccaaaacagccTCGGCCAAAACTCAAGAGGAAGGAAGCTCACCAAGAACG TTCCACGTCGCTTGCCACTGACAACATGGGAGAAGAACTTGGTCAGTCGCCTGCTTACCCCCACATGCTCTTATCTGGCCAGGAGCAAGAGTGCTGCTTGTCAGTCAGGAGAAGAAG TTTCATTCCACTCCATGAAttccaccaacaccaacaccaccaccaccaccaccaccacccctcccaaACCCCAGCGCCAGTCTGGTCCAGTCCACCCCAGGCCATCTGCCTCCCCGAGTCCCAACAACAGACAGCAGAGAAGCGTCAATCTGGCACAG ATCAAAACAGCGAGACAGCAAGACGCTAATAAGAAGAACTCAAATACTAGATCACCTGCCGTCAAAACCAGTGTGAAATCAGCCAAAGTTAAACAAAGCAGAACAACCTCCCCCTCACCTGAACG GACCCCCCGAAGAACAATCAGCAGACACTCAACCCCGCTGCAGATCGAGCTCCCATCGGTCCCCGAGGAAGATGTTACCATTTGTACTTCTGCCCTCTCTCCTGGTAACTCGAGGCCTGTCAGGACATCAGCTGAAGGTCAGAGTGAGATAATGAGGGATGAAAATCCACCAGAGGCTCCATGTTCGGACCTGCCCCACAAAGAGACGGCAGCTGTAACCACAACAGCAGGACATGGAG AAGCGCCACCTCATCCAGCTCCTCAGCCTCCTGAAGTCATGAGTAGACCTTCAGCCGGGACCACAGACCGAGTGGAGGCCTCACGTCTCCTGGctgaaaagagaagagaggcCCGACTACAacgggagagagaggagcaggagcgTCTGCAAAGAGAGGAGGCCGAACG GCGGAGTCGTGAGGAACTGGAGCGCAAGAGGGCAGAGGAACGAGCGCGACAGCAGGCCGAAGCTCAGCGTCTCATAGAGGAGAagatgaggagggaggaagaggagcagaggaaagCTGAGGAAGAGAGAGCTCAGGCTATGATGGAAGCCGCCCTTCTGCAGAAACAG agagaggaggaacaagCCAAAGAGATGGCAAAAGCAGAGCAGATCAAACAAGAGCGAGAAATCGTCGCTCAGAAAGAGGAGGCAGCACGCCAAGTCAGAAAAAAG CGACTGGAGGAGATCATGCGGAGAACCAGAAGGACAGATTCTCCTGATACG aaatCTGCACCAGTGAGGATTTTGCCAAATGAAGCCCGACCAAAGGAAAACACAGAGCCTGTGCACAACGGCACTACAGAAGACGCCGTCAAGCTGCTGGTGGGGACGAAGACCTCACAGCTGGGGCTGAACAACGAGGAAGACATGGTACCTGTTGTGGCCTTCAAAGAACGTAGGTCCCTCAGGACTCTCACAGGCCTGGAGGAGATCCAGACCCACCAACGAGCAg AGGTCATCTGA
- the map7a gene encoding ensconsin isoform X1 — MPGSKPSMAVQKKHSDVPPSQGPLSTRTIESLKKRNGSERTGDNGGQIKPNLQAKKTACSVNKAAQICNTATPRAAAVANGANIDERLKAARERREEHQKLLVSREQGRVEREQRARQYYEQQLKERKKKLQDQRLKEEMKRSAVEEKRKQRLKEEKERYESAVRRTVEKSQRAQNSLGQNSRGRKLTKNVPRRLPLTTWEKNLVSRLLTPTCSYLARSKSAACQSGEEVVHICRRAVSFHSMNSTNTNTTTTTTTTPPKPQRQSGPVHPRPSASPSPNNRQQRSVNLAQIKTARQQDANKKNSNTRSPAVKTSVKSAKVKQSRTTSPSPERTPRRTISRHSTPLQIELPSVPEEDVTICTSALSPGNSRPVRTSAEGQSEIMRDENPPEAPCSDLPHKETAAVTTTAGHGEAPPHPAPQPPEVMSRPSAGTTDRVEASRLLAEKRREARLQREREEQERLQREEAERRSREELERKRAEERARQQAEAQRLIEEKMRREEEEQRKAEEERAQAMMEAALLQKQREEEQAKEMAKAEQIKQEREIVAQKEEAARQVRKKRLEEIMRRTRRTDSPDTKSAPVRILPNEARPKENTEPVHNGTTEDAVKLLVGTKTSQLGLNNEEDMVPVVAFKERRSLRTLTGLEEIQTHQRAEVI; from the exons ATGCCAGGCTCAAAACCAAGCATGGCTGTGCAGAAGAAACACAGTGACGTCCCTCCATCGCAGGGACCACTTTCTACACGTACCATCGAGAGCCTGAAGAAGAGGAATGGATCTGAAAGAACAGGAG ACAATGGTGGTCAGATCAAACCAAATCTACAGGCAAAGAAAACAGCCTGTTCTGTCAACAAGGCTGCCCAAATCTGCAACACAGCCACTCCACGGGCCGCTGCAG TGGCCAATGGAGCAAATATTGATGAGAGGCTGAAAGCAGCACGGGAAAGAAGAGAGGAGCACCAGAAGTTACTTG tcTCTCGGGAGCAGGGCAGGGTGGAGCGGGAGCAGCGCGCCAGGCAATACTATGAACAACAACTGAAGGAGCGCAAGAAGAAACTCCAGGACCAGAGACTCAAAGAGGAGATGAAGCGCTCTGCCGTGGAGGAGAAGCGCAAGCAGAGACTGAAGGAGGAGAAA GAGCGATATGAATCTGCAGTGCGTAGGACGGTGGAAAAGAGccaaagggcccaaaacagccTCGGCCAAAACTCAAGAGGAAGGAAGCTCACCAAGAACG TTCCACGTCGCTTGCCACTGACAACATGGGAGAAGAACTTGGTCAGTCGCCTGCTTACCCCCACATGCTCTTATCTGGCCAGGAGCAAGAGTGCTGCTTGTCAGTCAGGAGAAGAAG TTGTCCATATTTGTCGCCGTGCAGTTTCATTCCACTCCATGAAttccaccaacaccaacaccaccaccaccaccaccaccacccctcccaaACCCCAGCGCCAGTCTGGTCCAGTCCACCCCAGGCCATCTGCCTCCCCGAGTCCCAACAACAGACAGCAGAGAAGCGTCAATCTGGCACAG ATCAAAACAGCGAGACAGCAAGACGCTAATAAGAAGAACTCAAATACTAGATCACCTGCCGTCAAAACCAGTGTGAAATCAGCCAAAGTTAAACAAAGCAGAACAACCTCCCCCTCACCTGAACG GACCCCCCGAAGAACAATCAGCAGACACTCAACCCCGCTGCAGATCGAGCTCCCATCGGTCCCCGAGGAAGATGTTACCATTTGTACTTCTGCCCTCTCTCCTGGTAACTCGAGGCCTGTCAGGACATCAGCTGAAGGTCAGAGTGAGATAATGAGGGATGAAAATCCACCAGAGGCTCCATGTTCGGACCTGCCCCACAAAGAGACGGCAGCTGTAACCACAACAGCAGGACATGGAG AAGCGCCACCTCATCCAGCTCCTCAGCCTCCTGAAGTCATGAGTAGACCTTCAGCCGGGACCACAGACCGAGTGGAGGCCTCACGTCTCCTGGctgaaaagagaagagaggcCCGACTACAacgggagagagaggagcaggagcgTCTGCAAAGAGAGGAGGCCGAACG GCGGAGTCGTGAGGAACTGGAGCGCAAGAGGGCAGAGGAACGAGCGCGACAGCAGGCCGAAGCTCAGCGTCTCATAGAGGAGAagatgaggagggaggaagaggagcagaggaaagCTGAGGAAGAGAGAGCTCAGGCTATGATGGAAGCCGCCCTTCTGCAGAAACAG agagaggaggaacaagCCAAAGAGATGGCAAAAGCAGAGCAGATCAAACAAGAGCGAGAAATCGTCGCTCAGAAAGAGGAGGCAGCACGCCAAGTCAGAAAAAAG CGACTGGAGGAGATCATGCGGAGAACCAGAAGGACAGATTCTCCTGATACG aaatCTGCACCAGTGAGGATTTTGCCAAATGAAGCCCGACCAAAGGAAAACACAGAGCCTGTGCACAACGGCACTACAGAAGACGCCGTCAAGCTGCTGGTGGGGACGAAGACCTCACAGCTGGGGCTGAACAACGAGGAAGACATGGTACCTGTTGTGGCCTTCAAAGAACGTAGGTCCCTCAGGACTCTCACAGGCCTGGAGGAGATCCAGACCCACCAACGAGCAg AGGTCATCTGA
- the ankar gene encoding ankyrin and armadillo repeat-containing protein, protein MASGFCENCSRLLKEFIVHLRKVCREFEQKIREVFRELCQCTCFRKNTPERSFLVRRRTREVLSLHLLYDDEPLNQESLQTLSRLATSENTDLQMTAAVYYLHLSHHLKSPLPDAFMEPVMTLLLSTDLDVQKTTSLSLVNLLVKNNVCKELVIEMGMLVPILELFQSGDAAAQCHSCACVALLASSESNLEAIMVDGVMPLLALAKSYEPPVQQNATWALLHLTQSDWSMRILCQAGAIPILVLLLQSSDSQVQFNSCSALCNIAAVQEHHPKLFSFGGHFLLKSLLTLVSSSVQKNSTQACRCLQTLSKNVLIQEQLMELDCVLPLKAALLKTSSPVWIESAITLLSALSAHPPNNDILVSEGLLEEIGQLLHHHTSSSVIVTHSCKIITDLCSSNMGQQAVMESQCLSGLLGVLLSPSLSDETLLHVTSCLHNLMTWDPRQSNVSVTITSEQVSRLVKLSGQIQNPQLSYNSAAIINKLEMTGEVVQLLRPHYITMSEYLLVFLKKKDVKLQQLGIVTVFNLKKDGDFSSLLANSELEAQLWKVHAQTEETRRLLQMIQPLSPSSVNP, encoded by the exons ATGGCTTCTGGCTTTTGTGAAAATTGCTCCCGACTGCTCAAAGAATTCATCGTTCATTTGAGGAAAGTTTGCAGAGAGTTTGAGCAGAAAATAAGGGAGGTTTTCAGGGAACTTTGTCAGTGCACCTGCTTCAGGAAGAATACACCTGAGAGGAGTTTCCTCGTGAGGAGAAGGACGCGAGAGGTGCTCTCTTTACACCTGCTGTATG ATGATGAACCACTAAATCAGGAAAGTCTACAGACACTGAGCAGACTTGCAACCTCAGAAAACACTGATCTACAAATGACTGCAGCCGTGTATTATTTACACCTCAGTCATCACT tGAAATCGCCCTTACCAGACGCCTTCATGGAGCCCGTCATGACCTTACTTTTATCAACTGACCTAGATGTGCAAAAGACTACCTCTCTCTCCTTGGTCAATCTGTTAGTCAAGAATAATG TGTGCAAAGAGTTGGTGATTGAAATGGGGATGCTGGTGCCGATACTGGAGTTGTTCCAGTCTGGTGATGCCGCCGCTCAGTGTCACTCGTGTGCCTGCGTTGCCTTGCTGGCCTCCTCAG AATCAAACCTGGAAGCCATCATGGTGGATGGAGTCATGCCACTGTTAGCGTTAGCAAAATCCTACGAGCCACCGGTGCAACAGAACGCCACCTGGGCTCTGTTGCACCTCACCCAGTCAG ATTGGTCAATGAGGATCTTGTGTCAAGCAGGAGCCATTCCTATCCTGGTTCTTCTGCTGCAGTCCTCAGATTCACAGGTTCAGTTTAACAGCTGCAGCGCTCTGTGCAACATCGCCGCCGTCCAGGAGCATCACCCAAAGCTGTTCAGCTTCGGGGGGCATTTTTTGTTAAAGTCTCTTTTGACTCTCGTGTCTTCCTCTGTGCAAAAG aaTTCAACCCAAGCATGTAGATGCCTACAAACTCTCTCAAAGAACG ttctGATCCAGGAGCAGCTGATGGAGCTCGACTGTGTGCTGCCTCTGAAGGCGGCGCTGCTGAAAACCTCTTCTCCTGTGTGGATAGAATCAGCCATAACACTACTGTCTGCGCTGTCGGCACACCCACCAAACAAT GACATCCTGGTGAGTGAAGGACTGTTGGAGGAAATCGGTCAGCTGCTTCATCATCACACATCCAGCTCTGTCATTGTCACACATAGCTGCAAGATAATCACCGACCTGTGTAGCTCCAATATGGGTCAGCAG GCTGTGATGGAAAGTCAGTGTTTATCAGGACTCCTCGGGGTCCTTCTGTCTCCGTCCCTGTCAGATGAGACTCTGCTACATGTGACATCTTGCTTACATAACCTCATGACCTGGG atccACGTCAGTCTAATGTGTCGGTGACAATAACATCAGAGCAAGTTTCAAGACTTGTGAAGTTGTCGGGACAAATACAAAATCCCCAGCTGTCCTACAACAGTGCGGCCATCATCAACAAACTAGAAATGACTG GGGAGGTGGTCCAGTTGCTGAGACCTCACTACATCACCATGTCGGAGTACCTGTTGGTGTTTCTCAAAAAGAAAGATGTTAAGTTGCAGCAGCTTGGCATAGTTACAGTATTCAACCTCAAGAaag ATGGAGACTTTTCCTCTCTGTTGGCTAACAGCGAGCTGGAGGCTCAGCTCTGGAAGGTGCATGCGCAGACGGAAGAAACCAGACGGCTGCTGCAAATGATTCagcccctctctccatcctctgttAACCCTTGA